The genomic window AGAAAGAAAATTGTCTGTTCAAGATTTTGAAAACATGGCTAGGATTGATGATGATTTAGGTATAATCGGTGATTGGGCACCTCCTAGTCCAAGCCTagaagcctttttttttcttcaggaaTATTGGGTTATGATATTAACTCGAAAGGGAAAATAGGAAGGAAGGCTCTTTCTGTGAACAAAGGCAAAATAAATACAATGCTTCTCGAatggttattatttatttgctaGTCGTGAAGGAGAATTGCCATTATATTATGCTTTATGATCTGAGAAAGTTCTAGGCCgggaatgaaaaagaaaaggtaggtTGTTTGATGAAAGCGATGAGAATACCCACCACGTGTTTGATAATACGACGATGGCGAAATCATACGAGAGTAGTTGTTAAATTGCAAACCtagtattataaaaattattaaagttgAGGACgcgaagaaaaaatcaaacatgtaaTTATCCCAAAGTTTATTGGTCACCTTACCATCAAAGTTCACAGGGAAGCAGTTCGCCACTGGAAACCTTAGGAAATGTTAAGATGGATACTATTTCGCCACTGCAACACCACTACAGCATTTGCAAGGCAGGCAACCTAGGGTCAagggttcttttcttttcttttcttttcattcagAATAATCAAGCTCCCCTCACTGTTCACGCACCATTCTAGCAAATCAGCAGGAGCTCTTATGATCCTGGTTCGCCTCTTCTGCACCATCAAGTTCCAGGACCCACAATCACAACCTTTCCctatttcaaaatcaataacaatcaAGTTCCAGGACCCATTTCATTTGGTGCATGGACTTCTTCCTACTGACCACAGTCATCTGGATTTTGTATCATAACAGATCTCTTGAGAATATATGCCATGTTGCTTTTCGTAGCAACAAAAGAACATGATAATCAGAGGCTGTGCCAGAAAATCTTTATCCTCTTTAAAAGGATATATTTCTGATACACATTTAATACCCCCACTAAGGTAGTATTTGTCGGTTTGTTTGTAGTGATTTTcggttaaaaatatatcaaaataatattttattttcatattttaaaattcatcaaaacaCAGTCTATCACGGAAACAAACAGTACCTAACTGGACATGAACACCGTGCCCTTTTTCTGACCAACTTCGTGTTCAACTGGCCCAATTCAGAGATCCCAGAACTGACCCTAACCTAAAGACAGATGGAATAatgattagaaaaaacaaacaatgctAAATTGCCTTTAAACAACAGGGGGGGAATCATTGGGATTTGTCCATACTCGTATAGAGCACAACTTTTGGGCCCAGGTCACCCTGCCTATATGATGTATCTGCTGGCAGGATCAATCCCTACACCTACAAGCTGCTAAAGAAGTTTTAAGTTCAATAAAAACATGAGAGTTGCCACATAAATTTAATATCGAATGAGCCTCTATAAACATGAAAGCAATGCTTTTAGCCTTTTGAGCACCACTGTCAAGTGTGTGTGAATAATGAAGTTAACCGATTGCCCTAACTAAAACCTCGTCTCTAACAAACCTGAGCACAACCCAAAAGGGAAAATCCCATACAAAAAGTTGACAGCTAACAGCAAATCCATTTAAACTAGTGTATTCCGAACTCCAGTTTCTCAGGGACTTCTCAGGGGAATATGCATTCCTGCATTCGATAGCATGGACAAAAAGCTGCTATTATATTAAATCATGAGAAAGGCACCCAAACTCATCAAATACCCACACATAGTGGGCAAGTTAGCAGCTTAACCTAGTAGCTTCAAGGGTGAGACAGCAGTTTTTAGCATGTCAGTTTGGTTAGTTACACTTCCTCTTGACAATTCAAGACTTCCAACATGTTAAGCTGTTCTAGAGCTTGGGCCAGCCTCAATTTTATATCAGCCTAAAGTACATCAAAGACACgacaatcaaatcaaaaaaacaaaaacctggAATCTTCCTGCGTGATCTAAATATACTTCCACTTCCTATGAACGTATCACAGTAGTCTAACCACTATATGAAAACCAAAACCAGACTTTTATTTAGATTACTGAAAAGAttttaccatgaaaaaaaaatccatagcAAGGCATGCATTCACCAATGCTCTAAATACAAAGTACTCCAAATGAGTCTTTCTTTCATCCAGTTGACCAATGCTTTACTCCAACTTCTAACCCAGctcaaaacaattttcaaataGCAACCACGAATTTCCGCCAACAACCATGACTTTTACTACAAAGCCTAGTGGCAGCAATCAGCTATATAGAATTTATTTATGCGACCAGCAACCTGCTAGATTTAAATGCTAAAACTATAGAAGTAAAAGAGAAGCCCTTAGAGCATGACGCGGGTCATAGTAAACAATGTATTTGCACAAAAATAATTAGTATGTGCAATGGAGAAAATGGTTTCTGATAAACAAGTAACTTAAAGCTAATGCTCGCAGGTCACCAGTAACCATTCGAGCATATTCATCATACACCAGAAAGGGTCACTACATATTggtatgaaattgaataaatcaCTCTTAACATTGCCAGTCAAATTAATATGCAAAATACACGCTTTGGCAGGCACGATTTTACAGTTCAATGTAAAGAGATATAAGTAACacaaacccaaaaccaaaaGACAGAGAACAAGAAAGATAGGattcataaaaacaatttaatagcAAGAAGAATAATTACTAAACTAAAGCTTAACTGACACAATTAACTCCATAACAAAGGTACCAACAAAAATAGTACGAATCCTTCATAAAAAGAGTCAAATAttcaaagcaaaagaaaagatgaaaaccAAACACTAGAGCCTAGAATCATTACCAATAAGAGAAAAATGCCAACATACATCTCCACTCCTAGACCAGCCAAGACAACTTTCTCCCTCTTCAAATCACTGcttctcctccctctctctATTCCACTGCTCAATCCTGGCCCTTCTTTCCTCGCTGCCTTCCCTGACCGGGCTCCTGCTCCTCCTCGGACTCCCGTGTCTTTTCCTCCCTCCGTCTCTGTCATTCCTCCTCCCATTTCCACGATAATCACGGTCTCTGTCTCTGTAATCCCTCTCACGCCTATCATAATCTCTATCCCTCCTCCTCGGACTCACACTCCTACTCCGACTCCTACTAACCCTGTATCCCCGATATCTTCCAAACAACTTTCTCCGCAAATCCTTCCCAATCAGCTTCACATgcataaaattacaataaccaCCACGATTGCAGTTATTCTCCTCGTACTGTCTGCAGGTAGCTTCACGAAAATCAGTGACTGGAGAGAAATCGGCGATAATAGGACGACCAGAGTAAAATCGTCCCTGAAGAGATTGCAAAGCGGCAGCAGCTTGGTCCTCCTCCTTGAACTGAACATAAACGTTACCGATCATGTGATCGGCGAGGTTATCACAAACATTAAGGTTCTCGATCTCACCAAATTTGCTTAGTTCTTCAAAAATATCCTCATAAAAATCTTCGAAATGCTCCTGGATCTTGTGTGGGTCGAGTGGCTGGCCTTGAGCATCGACACCGGGAGTAATCATGTCAGGGCGGTGGTACGTGTTGGATAATAAGAGAGTGGGAGAGATGGTGGGGCGATTGTGGAGGCGAGAGCAGCGATCGCCGTGACGGCATGCGCCAATCTTGAAGTAGAAAGGGCAATTAACTCGGTCTTTCTCGGTACCGAAGATTGAAGCTAAGTGCTCCGCCATGGTTTTGTTTGATAATGGGATTTATTTGGGGTTCTGTTTGAGAAAGCTCTCGTTCATGAAAGAAacctaattttagaaatttagggAATTTAGACAcagaactctctctctctagcagTCCCTCTGTCTCTAAGAGAGAGGAGTGGCCGTACCAATGCCaccattaaataataataaataaatgaacgaGTGACCGGGTGGGTTAATAATAAGATccgttttcagtttttttctttataaaaactaaaagtaaaagTTGAATACACGCGGGTCAACCCGGTATCATCTCTTAAATCCACAATTGAGGTACTGAGCTTGGTCAATTTTAGATCGTACTAGTtggatactttttatttttataaaaacaacggtaaaaatttataatataaaaaataatatttttttatattaataataattgtttttcaaatttattaattaatttattattaatattaataataataaaaataataatatttataacaccaTTAATActatttttgatatgaatatttagaattattataaaaataataatatttataacataaataattatattaagaatttcaagatacttacaacacaaataataatattttttatatcaatattttgaattataataaaaataataatatttataacacaaataataatatttttgatatgaatacttgAATTAGAAgagaaacaataatatttataacacacattattatattaacacataTGTAGTTGGGCATGGACGCGTCTAACCCCAACTTGAGGGTAGGCGTTGTTGTGGTCAGCCCAACTTGGAGTTGGGCGTGGACGAGTCCAGACttctaattataataaaagtaaaaataattataacacaaataatattatttttaatattaatatttttaatcataataaaagtaaaaataataataacaaaaataatattatttttaatattaatatttttaatcaaataaaaaaaactataacacaaataataatatttttaatattaatacttttaatcataattaaaaaataactataacacaaataatactatttttattataagtaataatattataataacaatggGAAGCAGACACCTGACGCCTGGTTTGCCCTAGCGCCCCATAACGCTAGGCGACCCTTCTGTAGCAATCAGACCCGAGCACCACGTGGCGATGGTGTGTCTTGGAGAGAGCCAACTTGCTTTAGTCATGACAAATTTCCTGATTATCTGGGGTTCGGGGTCATAACCCCAGCTCAATGGGTCTTGCGTGACCCAATTCTATTGGATCTTGATGaaggattttaaatattttaattttttttataattaaaagtattactCTTAATAATAGTATAATTGGTGTTacaaatgttattattttattataatgaatagtatttgcgttaaaaaatattattatttttattaaaatttaaaatatttatataaaaaatagtattatttgtgctataaatattattattttatttataattaatggtatgaatactaaaaatattatcatttgtggtataaatattaatatttttattacaagtAATCATATTATAATACCAATGGCAAGCAGACACCTGACACTTGTGTTGCCCTGCTCAAGCGCCATCCTAGCACGCAGACCCGAGCACCCGGTGGCGCTTAGGGGTGCTTGGGGTGAGCCAAGCAGCTCCCGCCCATGTGCAATACCCGAGCACCACGTGGTGATGGCGGTCGCTTGGGGCGAGTCAGCCCGCGCCCGTTTAATGTGGGGCACCTGACACTTGGGTTTGAAGGAGGACCCATTGTCTTGGGTCCGACGTCAGGACGCAAGCTCAATGGGTCTTGatgaatgattttaaatattttaatttttattataattaaaagtattaatatataaaatagtattatttatgttataactattttaatttttcttataattaaaagtattactCTTAAAAATAGTATAAGTGGTgctacaaatattattattttattataatgaatagtatttgtgttaaaaatattattatttttattaaattttaaaatattcatataaaaaatagtattatttgtgctataaatattattattttatttataattaatagtataaatactaaaaatattatcagttgtggtataaaatattaatatttttattataagtaataatattataataacaatgagAAGCAGAAACCTGACGCTTGTGCTGCCTTTACGCCACCTAGCGCTTGGGCTGACCCAGCACCACGTGGCGTTGGGGCTGCCATAGCCAATTGAGCTTTTGCCTAGACCCAAGCGCCAGGTGCGCTCGAGTCGGGCAGCCCCAGCGCCAAGTGTCCTTGCGTAGGTAACGCTAGCGCCAGGTGCCTGCTCCTCATAGTCTGCAACTCCACCAAAACTTGTGCTAACCATTTTCTCCTCAACCATCCCTTCAATGCTAAATGCATTTCCGCGAAAAAGACAACTCCACCTCTCCTCCGTTGCCCTTGCAACTCTTTGTGTCAAGGGCTAAGCTGCCATTACAGCTCCAATCCACAGTGCTCTAAATCTATTGTAAATAGTAACAGGGGCACTGAGCCCTTTTAgtatattgaataatttattttgtttcaaaacttCTACAGGCTTGAGGGCTCACTCAGTGTTCgttctagttttaaaaaattaaaaaaattcagtcattaatgtgttgattttttttattaaaactatattatttttaaaaaaatatatatatacattttttatccttataataTGTAACTTGAGCtttacttgaattttaaaactataggtTTTATAATCATGATACATGGAATTATTATCATGGTAAGTATGCCATCAATTTTGCTTTCACGTGCAGGTATTTCTTTCCTATATTCCAACAAGTCAATGGTTGatgtgctttcttttttctgccTGGCAATTCTTTAAATTTGTTCATTCCATGCCAGACCGAAGTAAAGGCAAAATGATTGATGACACTTTTTTGGGATTGCTGTGCTGTGTCATATGTATCTGCACATACTTATCCATGCATGCTTATATTTACAGTGTCCGATAGCCTAAAGGctatatttattttcacaaCGGCTCAAGTTATTCgcttaacaaaatattttaataataaatatagtatatttattaattatattttataaaataaaaattaccttaACATCCGAGCTTTGATCTTTAATGTGTTGCTTCGCCTAGATTTAAATGACTCGGCACCGCTACTGTGCATGCATGCCTATGCGCAAACTTCAGGAAAGTCATCCATCTTTTTTGAAGTTCTGGATTCCGATAAGTAAACACTATCATGCTAACAAATCATTTCATATGCAATAGCACAATTGTGCTAGCTCACCAAACCACTAATTTCAGAGTCGTTTCGttacaaagaaaaatctaaaaatctcaGAATGACTTGAACCAAATTTGTAGATATTATCCATCCATGCCTGAGATCATATGGCACTGGAAGATATGGATCAGGGCTTCAGAGATAGAAGCTAATCCGCTTAAGATCATACAACACTGAAAGAAAGGTAAAACAATAAGTCTGTTATTAGATTGTGCTGCGCCCAATCACCTAGGAAGGCTGCGCAAAGGAAAGTTCCTTAGTGGATTCTCCCTTAAGAGATCTGTTTCCCTGCtagttgaaaaatcaagaaaactaatCAGTTCTCACTAGGTAATATATCCTCTGTAATGTTTAGCACATCCTTGAGTGGACAGTGAAATAGTCATGCAACTAGCACTTACTTCTTAATGTCTAGGCCATCTCCCTGCCTCAGCTTCAACGTCGAAGACTTGCCATCATGATCATGTGATCTATCCATTCTGATAAGACAGAATAACAAGTTAACAACAGAACAAGGAGACTAACATATCAACAAGCACTACATATAGATACAGAAGAATTGATGCAATCTCCTTGATGGAGAATTGTCTCCATCAATtgacaaattattatttatccCTTAGAACAATGGTATTACTCACTCTGTACATtcctcgtcaacaaacacttcaaTGGAGGCGCTTGCAGTTACCCCTCCAGTTCTAGCTCCAGGTCTCCGAGGAATCTGAGAGAAGGCATGTTCTCAAAGTTTAGTGCCCTCCTATTGAAAAGGAATTCAGATGAAAAATTGTATGGAGTGTTTTTGAGAGATGAAGCCACCTTGTATGTTGTCCATTTGGTAGGCAATGCACTATTTTCTTTGTCTCTCTCTTCTCGAGCTCCAAGAGTGCTCCAAGGACTCAAATCTGTCTTGGACTTGCCTGATTGATGTCCTGGCATGGTGTCAATACTTGTTGTGTCTTTGAAAATAGAAAGGGGAATCTTTTGAGTCCTATAAACGGGATCAGAAGAAAGTGTG from Populus trichocarpa isolate Nisqually-1 chromosome 5, P.trichocarpa_v4.1, whole genome shotgun sequence includes these protein-coding regions:
- the LOC7494732 gene encoding splicing factor U2af small subunit B, producing the protein MAEHLASIFGTEKDRVNCPFYFKIGACRHGDRCSRLHNRPTISPTLLLSNTYHRPDMITPGVDAQGQPLDPHKIQEHFEDFYEDIFEELSKFGEIENLNVCDNLADHMIGNVYVQFKEEDQAAAALQSLQGRFYSGRPIIADFSPVTDFREATCRQYEENNCNRGGYCNFMHVKLIGKDLRRKLFGRYRGYRVSRSRSRSVSPRRRDRDYDRRERDYRDRDRDYRGNGRRNDRDGGRKRHGSPRRSRSPVREGSEERRARIEQWNREREEKQ